In the genome of Marinomonas algicola, the window CAGCAAGGCATTATTGAAGCGCGTAAAGGCCTTGATGATGACCCTGATTTCCCATCGACAATGTACGTGGAAAAAAATGGCTACACAGAACACGCCGCGGCTCGTATGCTGAAAGCTGTGACGCCAGCGGCACCTAATAGTCGTGAGGAGAGGATTCGCAATTCAGGCTGGGCAAGTGAAGAGCAGCTGAGTGATGCGGTTCGTTTGCGTCAACGTAAGCCAACAACATAATATGTTAAACTCGACGAACTACGATGTTGTCGTAATCGGCGGAGGACCAGCGGGGCTGGTCTGCGCGCTATTAATGGCAAGAGCAGGAGAAAAAGTGGTATTGGTCGATCGGCCTTTCCCCTCTTCTAGTGATTCAGTTGCTAACAAATTAACAGAAAATAACCGTGAAAAGGTCGGTGAATCCATGCCTGCAGCAACCAATCGATTGTTGCAAAAATTGGATCTGCCTTTGTTAACTCACCCCAACCACGACGTTATCGCTGGTAGTGAATCCAATTGGGCAAATTACTATGAACAACAGGACTTTATTCATCATTTGCAAGGGGGTGATTGGCGTTTAGACAGAGTTAAATTTGAAGATGATTTACGGCTTGTAGTACAAGAGCAATCGGTTGATCTTTGCTATGAACGTCTAATAAACATCGATAAGCACGATGGTCAGTGGTGTATTAAGACCGATCAGAATAATGCTTTCTATACGAATTTTGTTATTGATGCCAGCGGTCGTAGTGGTGTTCTGTCCAAGCGGCTATCTTTAACCAAGGAAAAAAGCCCGGCTTTGGTGGCGCTTTGGGCAGCGATGCCGATAGATGACGCTCAGTATCAGAAAATAACCACCAATACCTTAATAGAAAGTCAAGACGATGGCTGGTGGTACGCGGCACGATTGCCCACGAAAAAAGTTTTGGCGATTTATCACACTAGTGCAAGCCGAGCCGCTGATTTAATGAAACAGCCCCATCAATGGTTAGAGTCGCTACAGAAAACCGACATCATGGCCAACAGACTGCCTTTAACACAGTTTGTTGATTTTGTTTTAAAAGCCAATACGGCTCGCAGTAGTCGTTTAATGACACCTTATGGTGACGGTTGGGCGGCTTGTGGTGACGCCGCGATAAGCTTCGACCCTATCTCTTCTCAAGGTATTTATAACGCCATGGCCAGTGCAGGGAT includes:
- a CDS encoding tryptophan 7-halogenase; translated protein: MLNSTNYDVVVIGGGPAGLVCALLMARAGEKVVLVDRPFPSSSDSVANKLTENNREKVGESMPAATNRLLQKLDLPLLTHPNHDVIAGSESNWANYYEQQDFIHHLQGGDWRLDRVKFEDDLRLVVQEQSVDLCYERLINIDKHDGQWCIKTDQNNAFYTNFVIDASGRSGVLSKRLSLTKEKSPALVALWAAMPIDDAQYQKITTNTLIESQDDGWWYAARLPTKKVLAIYHTSASRAADLMKQPHQWLESLQKTDIMANRLPLTQFVDFVLKANTARSSRLMTPYGDGWAACGDAAISFDPISSQGIYNAMASAGMLCKALQQEDRQNALEEYGRRLESVATIYQQKRQQYYQQAYRHHQTDFWQAQLNINA